A window of the Candidatus Poribacteria bacterium genome harbors these coding sequences:
- a CDS encoding ATP-dependent Clp protease proteolytic subunit, translating into MSGISFFDIFWIFFIIVSLTPMIKQRMLEASRLKLMRRIEQRRKSRVIALIHRQETMSLLGFPIMKYITIQDSEEVLRAIKMTDEDVPIDLILHTPGGLVLAAEQIAHALASHKAKVTVFIPHYAMSGGTLLALAADEIVMSENAVLGPVDPQLGQYPAASILKVLEMKDKNEIEDETLILADVAQKAMNQVKNCVKTLLLRKGMDEAKAERIADTLTQGRWTHDYPITVDEARELGLPISTDLPVEIDLLMNLFPQPYQKRPSVQYIPIPYKSGKGERKPISEKLEIHL; encoded by the coding sequence ATGTCGGGAATATCGTTTTTCGATATCTTCTGGATTTTCTTCATCATAGTCTCGCTTACACCGATGATCAAGCAGCGGATGTTGGAGGCGAGCAGGCTCAAGCTGATGAGACGGATCGAGCAGAGAAGGAAAAGCAGGGTGATAGCGCTTATACATCGCCAGGAGACCATGTCGCTTTTGGGGTTCCCCATAATGAAATATATCACGATCCAGGACTCGGAGGAGGTGCTTCGGGCGATAAAGATGACCGACGAGGACGTTCCCATAGATCTGATCCTGCACACGCCCGGCGGGTTGGTTCTGGCGGCCGAACAGATAGCGCATGCTCTGGCCTCGCATAAGGCCAAGGTCACGGTCTTCATCCCCCATTATGCCATGTCGGGCGGGACGCTTCTAGCGTTGGCCGCCGATGAGATCGTTATGAGCGAGAACGCCGTTCTCGGACCCGTTGATCCCCAATTGGGCCAATATCCCGCCGCTTCGATATTGAAGGTGCTCGAGATGAAGGATAAAAACGAGATCGAAGACGAGACGCTTATCCTCGCCGATGTCGCCCAGAAGGCGATGAATCAGGTCAAAAACTGCGTCAAGACCCTGCTGTTGAGAAAGGGGATGGATGAGGCTAAGGCCGAACGGATAGCCGATACGCTCACACAGGGGAGATGGACGCATGATTACCCGATAACGGTCGATGAGGCCAGGGAGCTCGGATTGCCCATATCGACCGATTTGCCCGTTGAGATAGATCTGCTCATGAACCTCTTCCCACAGCCCTATCAGAAGAGGCCTTCCGTCCAGTACATTCCCATACCCTACAAATCGGGCAAGGGCGAAAGGAAACCTATATCCGAGAAGCTGGAAATCCACCTATGA
- a CDS encoding Hsp20/alpha crystallin family protein has translation MKLDRWDPWDEFLELKREVDRLFTSFLRRIAEEVPATPAFSPPTDIYETERELVIRLALPDVIGEDVDVCLNGDQVIIQGERDMPFDAVAYHHREWEYGRFKRVITLPFHVEPDSLKVKLEDGTLEIRLAKR, from the coding sequence GTGAAGCTTGATAGATGGGACCCATGGGATGAATTTTTGGAGCTGAAGCGCGAGGTCGATAGGCTTTTCACCTCATTCCTGAGGAGGATAGCTGAGGAGGTGCCGGCAACGCCGGCTTTCTCACCGCCCACCGACATCTATGAGACCGAGAGGGAGCTGGTCATCAGGCTGGCATTGCCGGATGTGATCGGGGAGGACGTCGATGTCTGTCTGAACGGCGATCAGGTGATCATCCAAGGCGAAAGGGACATGCCTTTTGATGCCGTCGCCTATCATCACAGGGAGTGGGAATACGGCAGGTTCAAGAGGGTTATCACACTGCCGTTTCACGTGGAGCCGGACTCCCTGAAGGTGAAACTGGAGGATGGAACGCTGGAGATAAGGCTCGCCAAGAGGTGA